From Verrucomicrobia bacterium S94, the proteins below share one genomic window:
- a CDS encoding DUF2490 domain-containing protein, which translates to MKVNVTAALLGAAMTTLAWDSAENAVWLEGTLKGNLTEKLSVSLKEQIRYRENDGFFYWRYTDVGVGWKFSRAWNLAGNYRYITTRKRTGDWYAKPMLHANLTNTLPLDFLRLKSRMRLAHVDIPDGDDQVLLWPRITLSFSRGWKGLNPYGAWEAIYDMADNLVYCNRFEGGFLYTPLDNLSLKAFLMHQLNRTDSTSEWTESYNMGIGATLKF; encoded by the coding sequence ATGAAAGTAAATGTAACGGCCGCACTGCTGGGTGCCGCCATGACGACCCTCGCTTGGGACAGCGCTGAAAATGCTGTCTGGCTGGAAGGAACCCTTAAAGGAAATCTCACAGAAAAGCTGTCTGTTTCACTCAAGGAACAGATCCGCTATAGAGAAAACGATGGCTTTTTCTATTGGCGCTACACCGACGTCGGCGTCGGATGGAAATTCTCCCGAGCCTGGAACCTTGCCGGCAACTATCGTTACATCACCACCCGGAAGCGAACCGGGGACTGGTATGCCAAACCGATGCTGCACGCCAACCTGACCAACACCCTGCCGCTGGACTTTCTCCGCCTGAAAAGCCGGATGCGGCTGGCGCATGTGGATATCCCCGACGGGGATGATCAGGTGCTCCTCTGGCCGCGGATCACCCTCAGCTTTTCCAGGGGATGGAAAGGCCTGAATCCCTACGGAGCCTGGGAGGCGATCTACGACATGGCCGACAACCTCGTTTACTGCAACCGGTTTGAGGGCGGTTTTTTGTATACTCCTCTGGACAACCTATCCCTGAAAGCCTTTCTCATGCACCAGCTCAACCGAACGGACTCCACCTCCGAGTGGACGGAGTCGTATAATATGGGCATCGGCGCGACGCTTAAATTCTGA